The following nucleotide sequence is from Streptomyces pactum.
CAGGGCCCACTCCAGCTTCCCCTGCCGGGTCAGCTCCTCCTCCAGCGCGTCCCGCAGGTCCACCAGCAGCTCGACGTCGAGCGCGGCGTAGCGGAGCCAGGGTTCGGGCAGCGGGCGGGTGGACCAGTCCACCGCGGAGTGGCCCTTCTCCAGGGAGTAGCCGAGGACGGTCTCCACCATGGCGCCCAGGCCCACCCGGGCGAACCCGGCGAGCCGGCCGGCCAGCTCGGTGTCGAAGAGGCGGTCGGGCACCATGCCTATGTCCCGCAGGCACGGCAGGTCCTGGGTGGCGGCGTGCAGGACCCACTCGGTGCCGGCGAGCGCGGCGCCCAGGCCCGACAGGTCCGGGCAGCCGACCGGGTCGATCAGCGCGGTGCCCGCCCCGGCGCGTCGCAGCTGGACGAGGTAGGCGCGCTGGCCGTAGCGGTAGCCGGAGGCGCGCTCGGCGTCCACCGCGACCGGGCCGTGCCCGGCCGCGAAGGCCGCGACGACCTCGTCGAGGGCGGCCTGGTCGGCGACCACCGGCGGGATGCCGTCGCGGGGCTCCAGCAGGGGGGTCGGCACCTCTGGGGCTGCGACGCCGTCACCCGGAGGAGCGCCCCCGGTGGTTCGCAGTGTCGTGTCTGCTGCGGTCTTATGGGCGTCGGTCACCGGTCAAGGGTATCTGTGCGGACGGGCGGTACAGGGCGCCCGCCGACGGAACGTTCCGTCGGCGGGCGGCAGAGAGGTCGGTCGGAGGGGCTGCCGGAGGGGTACCGCGCGGTTCCGGTCCGTCACGGACGGGGGTGCCGCGGCGGGGGAGAGGGCAGGGCCGGCGGGCTGTGGTCGTCGGGGTCAGTGGATGATTCCGGTGCGCAGGGCGACGGCGACCATGCCGGCCCGGTCACCGGTGCCCAGCTTGCGGGCGATGCGCGCCAGATGGCTCTTGACGGTGAGCGCGGACAGGCCCATCGAGACGCCGATGGCCTTGTTCGACTGGCCCTCCGCCACCAGCCGGAGCACCTCCACCTCCCGCCCGGACAGTTCCCGGAAGCCCCCCGGGTGCCCCGGCGCGCCGGGCGGGCGGCGGTGCAGCCGGGCGGCGGCGGCTCCGATGGGGGCGGCGCCGGGGCGGCCCGGCAGGCCCAGGTTGGTACGGGTGCCGGTGACCACATAGCCCTTGACGCCGCCGGCCAGGGCGTTGCGTACCGCCCCGATGTCGTCGGCGGCCGAGAGCGCCAGCCCGTTGGGCCAGCCCGCGGCGCGGGTCTCGGAGAGCAGGGTGAGCCCCGAGCCGTCGGGAAGGTGGACGTCGGCGACGCAGATGTCGCGCGGGTTGCTGATCCGGGGGCGTGCCTCGGCGATCGACGACGCCTCGATCACATCGCGTACGCCGAGCGCCCACAGGTGGCGGGTGACGGTGGAGCGGACACGGGGGTCGGCGACCACGACCATCGCCGTCGGCTTGTTCGGACGGTAGGCGACCAGGCTGGACGGTTGCTCAAGGAGAACAGACACCAGGCCTCCTGAAGGGAGTTGGGTGTGGGGACGGGTCACCAGGTGCTTCGGCACCCGTACGGCCCTCCTTTAGGGGATGATCACGATCGAGTGAGTAACAATTCGGACAATTAGGACGACTGCTCGACCGGTGTCAGCGACCCGCGAAACCGGCCCCGACCGCCGACACGCTCCGCTGACCAGCGGTTTTTCCGGCACCGCGGCGCACCGGCGGAGCGACCGGGCGGCCGGGCCGCGCCGGGAGCGGGCCGGGCCGGAGCGCCCGGGGCACACCCGTCGCGGCGGGGCGTGGAGGGCGGCGCCGGTACGCCACCGCGCCGCGCGCGGGGCCCGCGGGCGGGGCCTGCCCCGCCCCGGCCGCCGGGGCGGACGCCGCCGGACGGCTGCCGACGCACGCGGGGGCGCGGTGCGGCGCCGCCGGCCGCCGCCGATGGTCCGGGCGGCGGCGGGTGCGGGCCGCGCGGTGGCCCGGGCGGGCCCCGCCGTGCGGCCGGGTGCCGCCCGCCGGCGCCGCGACGAACGCGGGCGCGCGGTCCCGCGTCACCGCCGCGCCGCGCGCGGTCCCCTGGGGGGCGGGTGGCCCGCCCGGTCCGGCGGAGCGGATACGGCCGGCCTCCCGCCGGGGTCGCCGGCCGGTGCGCGCGGTCGCGGCGGGTGGCGAGCGACGGTCGTGAGGGTGCGTGCGGTCGGCGGGAGGCGGTCGGCGGGCCCGAGGGCGGCGGTTCGGCGGGGGGGCGGGGGAGGTGCCGGGGGCTGCTCCGGGGCGCGGGCCGGACGGCTGCGGTGCGGAGGCGGGTGTGGTGCCGGGGCTGCTCCGGCGCGGCGGGGGGCGGACGGCTGCGGTGCGGGGTACGTGCGGCGGGCGTGGCGGTCCCGGTGCTGGCCGGAGTTTGCCGGCGACGGTCGTGCGGGCGGAGTCCCGGGCGGGAGGGGGTCTGCTCCGGGGCGGCGGGGGCGGAAGAACGCCGCAGCACGGCTGCGGTGCGGGGTACGTGCGGCGGGCATGGCGGTCCGGGGGCCCGCCGGAATCTGCCGACAGGGACGGCCGTGCGGGAGGGGCCCAGGGCGGAGGGGGGCTGCGACCGGCGGTGCGGGGGCCATGGGGGGTGCGCGTCGCCGGATCGCGCGCACGAGGCCTGGCGGTGGTGCCCGGTGGGTACGAGGGCCCGGTCGCCGCGACGCCGGACCGACCGTCTCCTGGCCGGTGTGCCCCGCCCCAATTCCGGTCCGCCATGCGGATACCGGGGCCCCTTGTCCCCGCCCGTGCCGCTGCCCCGTGGCTGTGACCGGCCCGCAGGCCCGTCCCCGCGACCGGCCCGCATGCCTCATCGCCGGTCCACGGGACGGACCCTCGCTCCGGCCCCCGTAGGTCCGCCCCGGGCGCCCCGGGCACCGGGGCCGGCGCGCATGCCCGGCCCCGGCCCGGTGCCCGCGAGCCGGGAGGCCGGCCCCCGCCCGGGGGCTGGGCGGCCCCGGGCACGGCGTCCGGCGCCGGGTGCGCCTCGCGTCCGTACCCGCGGACCCGCGGACCCGCAGACCCGTGAACCGCGGACCGGGCGGCCCGGCCGGGCATCCCGTGGCACGTCCAGGCACCCCGCACCCCGCGGCCCGAGCGCCCAGGCTGACCGGGCGTGGGCCGGGCGCCGGGGTCAGCGGGGGCGGGGGCCGCGGCGCTGCGGCAGCGGCACCACGCCCGGCTCCTGCCCCTGGGCCGGCGGCAGCCCCGCGATCTGGCACAGCACGTCGCACCAGGCCGCCAGGTGCGCCGCGGTGTCCGGCACCCCCGCGGCGTCGGAGGGCGTCCAGGAGGCGCGGATCTCGATCCGGGTGGACGGTTCGCGGTCGCCCAGCCCGCCGAAGTGGTGGGAGGCGGCCAGCGTCACCGTGCCGCTGGGCTCCAGGTACTCCACCCGGCGCCCCTGGAGCGCCCCGGTCAGCCACGACCAGCACACCTCCGGCAGCAGCGGGTCCGCGGCCATCTCCGGCTCCAGCTCGGCGTGGACCAGCGTCACCAGCCGGAAGGTGCCGCGCCAGGACTCGTGCCCCTCCGGGTCGTGCAGCAGGATCAGCCGGCCCTCGGCCAGCTCCGTCCCGCCGTCGTCCTCCGCGTCGTCGGCCGCCACCACCGCCTCCAGCGCGTACGCGAAGGGCGCCAGCCGGCGCGGCGGCGGGGTGGGGTCCAGTTCCACCTCGGCCCGCGGCCGTACGCCGCGCAGTCCGGCGACCGCGTGCCGGAAGGCCAGTGGGGCGCCGTCCCGCCCTCCCGTGCTGTCCGCGCCGTCCGCAAGGTGTCCCTGAGCCGCTGCCATGCCCGGAAGACTAGGCGTTCGAGACCCCCGTGCGAGGTAGGCACACCAGGGTTGGCGGGTCACTCGTTCGGCCCGTGCGAAGATTTAGGACATGAGCGTCTCCGACCGGCCGACAGGCCCGCAGCAGACCGGCCCCACCGCGGTGTCGGCGGTCCAGGATTCAGCGTTCCTCCGGGCGTGCCGCCGGGAGCCCGTACCGCACACGCCGGTGTGGTTCATGCGCCAGGCCGGACGCTCGCTCCCCGAGTACCGCAAGGTCCGCGAGGGCACCGCCATGCTGGAGTCCTGCATGCGGCCGGACCTGGTCACCGAGATCACCCTGCAGCCGGTCCGCCGGCACGGCGTGGACGCCGCGATCTACTTCAGCGACATCGTCGTCCCGCTCAAGGCCATCGGCGTGGACCTGGACATCAAGCCCGGCGTCGGCCCGGTCGTCGCCGAGCCGGTGCGCACCCGGGCCGACCTGGAGCGGCTGCGCCCGCTGGAGCCGGACGACGTGGCCTACGTCACCGAGGCGATCGGGATGCTCACCGGTGAGCTGGGCGCCACCCCGCTGATCGGTTTCGCCGGCGCCCCCTTCACGCTCGCCAGCTACCTCGTGGAGGGCGGGCCGTCCCGCAACCACGAGCACACCAAGGCGCTCATGTACGGGGACCCGCAGCTCTGGGCCGACCTGCTGGACCGGCTCGCGGACATCACCGCCGCCTTCCTCAAGGTGCAGATCGAGGCGGGCGCCTCCGCCGTCCAGCTCTTCGACTCCTGGGTCGGCGCGCTGGCCCCGGCCGACTACCGGCGCAGGGTGCTGCCGGCCTCCGCCAAGGTCTTCGACGCCGTGGCCCCCTACGGGGTGCCGCGCATCCACTTCGGCGTGGGCACCGGGGAGCTGCTCGGCCCGCTCGGCGAGGCCGGCGCGGACGTGGTGGGCGTGGACTGGCGGGTGCCGCTGGACGAGGCCGCCCGCCGCGTCGGGCCCGGCAAGGCGCTCCAGGGCAACCTCGACCCGGCGGTGCTCTTCGCGCCGCGCGAGGCGGTGGAGAGCAAGGCCGACGAGGTGCTGGAAGCCGCCCGCGACCTGCCCGGGCACGTGTTCAACCTCGGTCACGGGGTGCTGCCGGACACCGACCCGGACGCCCTGACCCGGCTGGTGGAGTACGTGCACACCCGCACCGCCCGCTGACCGGCGCGGTTCCGCGGACCCCGGGACGGGGCGCCGGCACTCCCGTGCCGGCGCCCCGTCCCGTCGCGTACCGGCGGCCTTCCGCCCCGCCCACCGGTCCGCCCGGGCACCGCGTCCGGCGGCCGCCGGGCGCGGCCCGAAGGCGTCAGCCCGCCTTGCGGACCGCCGCCACCGCCTTGCGCGCCGCGACCAGCACCGGGTCCCACACCGGGGAGAACGGCGGCGCGTACCCCAGGTCGAGCGCGGTCATCTCCTCCACCGTCATCCGCGCGGTGAGCGCCACCGCCGCGATGTCCACCCGCTTCCCGGCGCCCTCCCGGCCCACGATCTGCGTCCCCAGCAGCCGTCCGGTACGGCGCTCGGCGAGCATCTTCACCCGCATCGGCCGGGCGTCGGGGTAGTAGCCGGCGCGGCTGGTGGATTCGATGGTCACCGACACGAACCGCAGGCCCTCCTCGGCCGCCTGACGCTCCAGCAGCCCGGTGCGGGCGATCTCCAGGTCGCAGACCTTGCTCACCGCGGTGCCCACCACCCCGGGGAAGGTGGCGTAGCCGCCCGCCGCGTTGGAGCCGATGACCTGGCCGTGCTTGTTGGCGTGCGTGCCCAGCGGGATGTGCCGGGTCCGGCCGGAGACCAGGTCCAGCACCTCCACGCAGTCGCCGCCCGCCCAGACGTTCTCCGTACCGCGCACCCGCATCGACAGATCGGTGAGCAGCCCGCCGTACTCGCCCAGCGGCAGCCCGGCGTCCCGCGCCAGGCCGGTGGCCGGCCGCACGCCCAGGCCCAGCACCACCACCTCCGCCGGGTACTCGGCGTCCTCGGTGGCCACCGCCCGCACCGACCCGTCGGCGCCGGTGCGGATCGCGGTGACCTCCGCGCCGTTGACCGTCTCGATCCCCATCCCGCACATCGCCTCGTGGACCAGCTCGCCCATGTCCGGGTCGAGGGTGGTCATCGGCTGCGGGGCGCGGTTGAGCACCGTCACCCGGAACCCGCGGCGGATCAGCGCCTCCGCCATCTCCACGCCGATGTACCCGGCGCCGACCACCACGGCCCGCGGCCCGCCGTCCGGTGCGCCGCCGCGCCGGGCGACCTCCTCCAGGGTGTCCAGCAGCGCCCGGCCGTCGTCCAGCGACTGCACCCCGTGCACCCCGGGCGCGCCGATGCCCGGCAGGTCCGGGCGCACCGGGGTGGCGCCGGTGGCCAGCACCAGCCGGTCGAAGCCCCACCACCGCTCGTCGCCGGACTCCAGGTCCCGGGCGCGCACCCGCTGCCCGGGCAGGTCCAGCTCGGTCACCTCGGTGCGCATCCGCAGGTCGATGCCGCGCTCCCGGTGCTCCCCGGGGCTGCGCGCGATCAGCTGGTCGGCGCCGTCCACCTGGCCGCCCACCCAGTACGGGATGCCGCACGCGGAGTACGAGCTGAAACCGCCCCGTTCGAAGGCGACGATCTCCAGCTCGTCCTCGCCCTTCAGCCGCCGGGCCTGGGACGCCGCCGACATCCCCGCCGCGTCACCCCCGACGACCACCATGCGCTGCGCCGCCACGTACCGCCCCTTTCCGTTCCGTCCCGCCGCCACCGGTTCCGGCGCCGGTCCGGCACCACGGTACGGACCCGGCGGTCCACGGGCGGCGGCCGGGCGGCCGGTCAGCGCTCCAGGACCAGCGCCTGCCCCTGACCGACGCCGATACACAGGGCGGCCAGCCCGGTGCCCGAGCCGCGGGCGGCGAGCTGGTGGGCGACCGCCCCGGCGAGCCGGGCGCCGGAGGCCCCGAGCGGGTGGCCGATCGCGATCGCGCCGCCGCGCGGGTTGACCTTGGCCGGGTCCAGCTCCGGCCAGGCGGCGAGGCAGCCCAGCGCCTGGGCGGCGAACGCCTCGTTCAGCTCCACCGTGGCCAGGTCCGCCAGCGTCCGCCCGGAGCGCGCCAGCGCCCGGCGCACCGCCTCCACCGGCCCCAGCCCGAACAGCTGCGGCTCGATCCCGGTGACCGCCCCCGCGCCCACCCGGGCCAGCGGCTCCCGGCCGGTGGCCCGCAGCCCCTCCTCGTCGCAGAGCAGCAG
It contains:
- a CDS encoding ribonuclease D; translation: MTDAHKTAADTTLRTTGGAPPGDGVAAPEVPTPLLEPRDGIPPVVADQAALDEVVAAFAAGHGPVAVDAERASGYRYGQRAYLVQLRRAGAGTALIDPVGCPDLSGLGAALAGTEWVLHAATQDLPCLRDIGMVPDRLFDTELAGRLAGFARVGLGAMVETVLGYSLEKGHSAVDWSTRPLPEPWLRYAALDVELLVDLRDALEEELTRQGKLEWALEEFAAIAAAPPPAPRKDPWRRTSGMHRVRRRRQMAVVRELWTLRDSIAQRRDISPGKVLGDAAIIEAALALPGNTRALAALNGFGNRAGRRQLDQWQAAIDRARALPDSELPQPGQPVTGPPPPRAWADKDPAAAARLTVARAAVAAHAERLSMPQENLIAPDSVRRLCWEPPTEVSEETVSHALAALGARRWQVEQVAPVLTAALSATVD
- a CDS encoding response regulator transcription factor, with the translated sequence MSVLLEQPSSLVAYRPNKPTAMVVVADPRVRSTVTRHLWALGVRDVIEASSIAEARPRISNPRDICVADVHLPDGSGLTLLSETRAAGWPNGLALSAADDIGAVRNALAGGVKGYVVTGTRTNLGLPGRPGAAPIGAAAARLHRRPPGAPGHPGGFRELSGREVEVLRLVAEGQSNKAIGVSMGLSALTVKSHLARIARKLGTGDRAGMVAVALRTGIIH
- a CDS encoding DUF3000 domain-containing protein, translating into MAAAQGHLADGADSTGGRDGAPLAFRHAVAGLRGVRPRAEVELDPTPPPRRLAPFAYALEAVVAADDAEDDGGTELAEGRLILLHDPEGHESWRGTFRLVTLVHAELEPEMAADPLLPEVCWSWLTGALQGRRVEYLEPSGTVTLAASHHFGGLGDREPSTRIEIRASWTPSDAAGVPDTAAHLAAWCDVLCQIAGLPPAQGQEPGVVPLPQRRGPRPR
- the hemE gene encoding uroporphyrinogen decarboxylase, which translates into the protein MSVSDRPTGPQQTGPTAVSAVQDSAFLRACRREPVPHTPVWFMRQAGRSLPEYRKVREGTAMLESCMRPDLVTEITLQPVRRHGVDAAIYFSDIVVPLKAIGVDLDIKPGVGPVVAEPVRTRADLERLRPLEPDDVAYVTEAIGMLTGELGATPLIGFAGAPFTLASYLVEGGPSRNHEHTKALMYGDPQLWADLLDRLADITAAFLKVQIEAGASAVQLFDSWVGALAPADYRRRVLPASAKVFDAVAPYGVPRIHFGVGTGELLGPLGEAGADVVGVDWRVPLDEAARRVGPGKALQGNLDPAVLFAPREAVESKADEVLEAARDLPGHVFNLGHGVLPDTDPDALTRLVEYVHTRTAR
- a CDS encoding FAD-dependent oxidoreductase yields the protein MVVVGGDAAGMSAASQARRLKGEDELEIVAFERGGFSSYSACGIPYWVGGQVDGADQLIARSPGEHRERGIDLRMRTEVTELDLPGQRVRARDLESGDERWWGFDRLVLATGATPVRPDLPGIGAPGVHGVQSLDDGRALLDTLEEVARRGGAPDGGPRAVVVGAGYIGVEMAEALIRRGFRVTVLNRAPQPMTTLDPDMGELVHEAMCGMGIETVNGAEVTAIRTGADGSVRAVATEDAEYPAEVVVLGLGVRPATGLARDAGLPLGEYGGLLTDLSMRVRGTENVWAGGDCVEVLDLVSGRTRHIPLGTHANKHGQVIGSNAAGGYATFPGVVGTAVSKVCDLEIARTGLLERQAAEEGLRFVSVTIESTSRAGYYPDARPMRVKMLAERRTGRLLGTQIVGREGAGKRVDIAAVALTARMTVEEMTALDLGYAPPFSPVWDPVLVAARKAVAAVRKAG